A stretch of the Vagococcus xieshaowenii genome encodes the following:
- the rplJ gene encoding 50S ribosomal protein L10 translates to MSQAIIEKKALLVDEMTAKINEAASVVVVDYRGLTVEQATNLRKQLRENGVEMKVIKNSILRRAAEQAGLEGLEEVFTGPTAVAFSNEDVVAPAKIIADFAKEAEALEIKGGIIEGNVASVEEITALAKLPNREGLLSMLLSVLQAPVRNVAYAIKAVAEAKEEEAA, encoded by the coding sequence ATGAGTCAAGCTATTATCGAGAAAAAAGCACTTTTAGTAGATGAAATGACTGCAAAAATCAACGAAGCAGCATCAGTTGTTGTTGTTGACTACCGTGGTTTAACAGTTGAACAAGCTACTAACTTACGTAAACAATTACGTGAAAACGGCGTTGAAATGAAAGTTATCAAAAATTCTATCTTACGTCGTGCTGCTGAACAAGCTGGTTTAGAAGGATTAGAAGAAGTATTTACTGGTCCTACTGCTGTTGCTTTCAGTAACGAAGACGTAGTTGCTCCAGCAAAAATCATCGCTGATTTTGCTAAAGAAGCTGAAGCATTAGAAATTAAAGGTGGTATTATCGAAGGCAACGTGGCTTCTGTTGAAGAAATCACTGCTCTTGCTAAATTACCAAACCGCGAAGGTTTACTTTCTATGTTACTTTCAGTACTTCAAGCACCTGTCCGCAACGTTGCATACGCAATCAAAGCTGTGGCAGAAGCAAAAGAAGAAGAAGCAGCTTAA
- a CDS encoding DUF1700 domain-containing protein has protein sequence MYEHTYLQKLNDALINIPSKEKTLILTYYQELIHKEHLTDQSEETIIQALGDPVIIAAAILKKNRAKTSQSPYEQQGWQEWSDQGMDDKFDTKKSKRTRPYSKLQRVLQILGLLFINLTLMFWLFLCIGILIVCGWIVSITFVISPIILIAAYFTPYLTYPLFSLSIGCVLFGLGIVGCYLCKTLTKYFWRVTKYYFYANLHVLRGDY, from the coding sequence ATGTATGAACATACTTATTTACAAAAACTTAATGACGCATTAATTAATATTCCCTCTAAAGAAAAGACGTTAATTTTGACATACTATCAAGAGCTTATTCATAAAGAGCACTTAACGGATCAATCAGAAGAAACGATTATCCAGGCATTAGGTGATCCTGTCATCATTGCGGCGGCTATATTAAAAAAAAATAGGGCCAAAACTTCCCAGTCTCCGTATGAGCAGCAAGGGTGGCAAGAATGGTCTGATCAAGGTATGGATGATAAATTCGATACAAAAAAAAGTAAACGAACTCGTCCATACTCTAAATTACAACGAGTCTTACAAATATTAGGATTGCTTTTTATTAACTTAACCTTAATGTTTTGGCTATTTTTATGTATCGGTATTTTAATTGTCTGTGGCTGGATTGTTAGTATAACCTTTGTTATCAGCCCAATTATATTAATTGCAGCTTATTTCACCCCTTACCTAACTTATCCACTATTTAGTCTATCTATCGGATGTGTCCTCTTTGGCCTAGGGATTGTCGGTTGTTATCTTTGTAAAACACTGACTAAATATTTTTGGAGAGTAACGAAGTATTACTTCTACGCTAATTTACACGTTTTGAGAGGTGACTATTAA
- a CDS encoding TIGR01212 family radical SAM protein (This family includes YhcC from E. coli K-12, an uncharacterized radical SAM protein.) has translation MTFQYSNDPNKRFHTLNYAFREEFGEKIFKVTLDGGFDCPNRDGTVAHGGCTFCSVSGSGDMIIAPKDPLPVQYQKEVTRMHKKWPDVNKYIVYFQNFTNTHAPLEVIKHRFEQVVNEQGVVGMAIGTRPDCLPDDVVEYLAELNDRMYLWVELGLQTTFEDTSRKINRAHDYQTYLDGVAKLRKHNIRVCTHLINGLPGETHEMMLENVRRTILDSDIQGIKIHLLHLMKNTRMMRDYAKGELKLMEQDEYVKLVCDQLEMIPPEIIVHRLTGDAPRDTLVGPMWSLKKWEVLNAIDKEMRERDTYQGIKNIRLQGADTSC, from the coding sequence ATGACATTTCAATATTCTAATGATCCTAACAAACGATTTCACACCTTAAATTACGCTTTTCGCGAGGAGTTCGGTGAGAAAATTTTTAAAGTAACACTTGATGGTGGGTTTGATTGTCCCAACCGAGACGGGACAGTTGCGCATGGTGGTTGTACCTTTTGTAGTGTCTCTGGATCAGGTGATATGATCATTGCACCAAAAGACCCACTACCTGTTCAATATCAAAAAGAAGTCACACGCATGCATAAAAAATGGCCAGATGTTAATAAGTATATAGTTTATTTTCAAAACTTCACCAACACACATGCGCCACTTGAGGTGATTAAGCATCGTTTTGAACAAGTCGTCAATGAACAAGGAGTTGTTGGAATGGCGATTGGTACCCGTCCTGATTGTTTACCTGATGACGTGGTCGAATATTTAGCCGAACTAAACGATCGTATGTATTTGTGGGTCGAACTAGGCTTACAAACGACTTTTGAAGACACCAGTCGCAAAATTAACCGCGCTCACGACTATCAAACTTACTTAGACGGCGTTGCAAAATTACGCAAACATAACATTCGCGTCTGTACCCATCTGATTAATGGTTTGCCCGGTGAAACACACGAGATGATGCTAGAAAACGTCCGTCGCACGATTCTCGATTCTGATATTCAAGGCATCAAAATTCATCTCTTACACTTAATGAAAAACACCCGCATGATGCGTGACTATGCTAAAGGCGAGTTAAAACTAATGGAACAAGATGAATACGTCAAATTAGTTTGTGACCAACTAGAAATGATACCACCAGAAATCATCGTGCATCGTTTAACCGGTGATGCTCCGCGTGATACCTTAGTTGGACCGATGTGGAGCTTGAAGAAATGGGAAGTGTTAAACGCGATTGATAAAGAAATGCGTGAGCGTGATACTTATCAAGGAATTAAAAACATACGATTACAAGGAGCCGATACTTCATGTTAA
- the nusG gene encoding transcription termination/antitermination protein NusG: METFEKQWYVLHTYSGYENKVKANIESRAQTMGMEDYIFRVVVPEQEEHEVKNGKEKINMEKTFPGYVLVEMVMTDDSWYVVRNTPGVTGFVGSHGAGSKPAPLLDEEITAILKKLGMSKRHTELHVELGEVVTIIDGAFANLTGEITEIDMERQKLKVNINMFGRETSTELDFNQVDNL, translated from the coding sequence ATGGAAACATTTGAAAAACAATGGTACGTGTTGCATACCTATTCAGGTTATGAAAACAAAGTAAAAGCCAATATTGAGTCACGTGCGCAAACTATGGGAATGGAAGATTATATTTTCCGTGTAGTGGTTCCTGAACAAGAAGAACACGAAGTTAAAAATGGTAAAGAAAAGATTAATATGGAAAAAACTTTCCCAGGTTACGTATTAGTTGAAATGGTAATGACAGATGATTCATGGTACGTGGTACGTAATACACCAGGCGTAACAGGATTTGTAGGTTCTCATGGTGCAGGAAGTAAACCAGCGCCACTATTAGATGAAGAAATCACAGCCATTCTTAAAAAATTAGGTATGAGCAAACGTCATACTGAATTACACGTTGAATTAGGTGAAGTCGTAACAATTATTGATGGTGCATTTGCTAACTTAACAGGTGAAATTACTGAAATTGATATGGAACGTCAAAAACTTAAAGTAAACATTAACATGTTTGGACGTGAAACATCAACAGAGCTAGACTTTAATCAAGTAGATAATTTATAA
- the rplL gene encoding 50S ribosomal protein L7/L12, which produces MALNIEQIIADLKESSILELSELVSAIEEEFGVSAAAPVAVAGGAAEGGAAEQTEFTVELTSAGDQKVKVIKAVREATGLGLKEAKALVDGAPAPLKEGVSKEEAEALKASLEEVGASITLK; this is translated from the coding sequence ATGGCATTAAACATTGAACAAATTATTGCTGATTTAAAAGAATCAAGCATTTTAGAATTAAGCGAATTAGTATCAGCTATTGAAGAAGAATTTGGTGTATCTGCAGCTGCTCCTGTAGCTGTAGCTGGTGGAGCTGCTGAAGGCGGAGCTGCTGAGCAAACAGAATTCACTGTTGAATTAACTTCAGCTGGTGACCAAAAAGTTAAAGTAATCAAAGCAGTACGCGAAGCTACTGGTTTAGGATTAAAAGAAGCTAAAGCTTTAGTTGATGGCGCTCCTGCTCCATTAAAAGAAGGCGTTTCTAAAGAAGAAGCAGAAGCTTTAAAAGCTTCATTAGAAGAAGTTGGCGCTTCAATCACATTAAAATAA
- the metK gene encoding methionine adenosyltransferase: MLEKKLFTSESVSEGHPDKIADQISDAILDALLEQDPYARVACETSVTTGLVLVFGEISTSGYVDIQKVVRETIKEIGYTRAKFGFDGDTCAVMVAIDEQSADIAAGVDNALESREEETADIGAGDQGLMFGYACDETPELMPLPISLSHRLVKRLAELRKAKTLAYLRPDAKSQVTVEYDENDQPKRVDTVVISTQHDEEVTQEQIREDLLKLVIQEVIPAELLDEETKYFVNPSGRFVIGGPQGDAGLTGRKIIVDTYGGYARHGGGAFSGKDATKVDRSASYAARYIAKNIVAAKLATRCEVQLAYAIGVAQPVSIAVNTFGTGTVSDEQLVAAVRENFDLRPQGIIDMLQLRRPIYRQTAAYGHFGRTDIDLTWEHTDKVEGLLKSLNETK; the protein is encoded by the coding sequence ATGTTAGAAAAAAAATTATTTACATCAGAATCTGTATCGGAAGGACATCCAGATAAAATTGCGGATCAAATTAGTGATGCTATCTTAGATGCTCTTTTAGAACAAGATCCTTATGCACGTGTTGCGTGTGAGACGTCTGTTACAACTGGTTTAGTGTTAGTGTTTGGAGAAATTTCAACATCAGGTTACGTTGATATTCAAAAAGTTGTTCGTGAAACGATTAAAGAAATTGGTTACACACGTGCAAAATTTGGATTCGATGGTGATACATGTGCGGTTATGGTAGCGATTGATGAACAATCAGCTGATATTGCGGCAGGTGTTGACAATGCGTTAGAATCACGTGAAGAAGAGACCGCTGATATCGGTGCGGGAGACCAAGGGTTAATGTTTGGTTATGCATGTGATGAAACACCAGAATTAATGCCATTACCTATCTCATTAAGTCATCGTTTAGTAAAACGATTAGCTGAATTAAGAAAAGCTAAAACATTAGCTTACTTACGTCCAGATGCGAAGTCACAAGTTACGGTTGAGTATGATGAGAATGATCAACCAAAACGCGTGGATACAGTTGTTATTAGTACACAACATGACGAAGAAGTTACACAAGAGCAGATTCGTGAGGATTTATTAAAATTAGTCATTCAAGAGGTCATTCCAGCAGAATTATTAGATGAAGAAACAAAATACTTTGTTAACCCATCAGGTCGTTTTGTCATCGGTGGTCCTCAAGGGGATGCTGGTTTAACAGGTCGTAAAATCATTGTTGATACTTACGGAGGTTATGCACGCCATGGTGGTGGAGCTTTCTCTGGTAAAGATGCAACAAAAGTAGACCGTTCAGCAAGCTATGCGGCACGTTATATTGCCAAAAATATTGTTGCGGCTAAATTAGCAACAAGATGTGAAGTACAACTTGCTTATGCCATTGGGGTTGCACAACCTGTGTCGATTGCAGTGAATACTTTTGGTACTGGAACAGTATCAGATGAGCAATTAGTGGCAGCAGTGCGAGAAAACTTCGATTTACGTCCTCAAGGTATTATTGATATGTTACAGTTAAGACGTCCTATCTACCGTCAAACAGCGGCTTATGGACATTTTGGTCGTACAGATATCGATTTAACTTGGGAACATACAGATAAGGTAGAAGGCTTATTAAAGAGCTTAAATGAAACTAAATAA
- the rplA gene encoding 50S ribosomal protein L1: protein MAKKSKKMQDALKKVDNTKNYNLEEAIALAKEAGYAKFDATVEVAYRLNVDPKKADQQIRGAVVLPNGTGKTQSVLVFAKGEKAKEAEAAGADYVGDADMVQKIQGGWFDFDVVVATPDMMAEVGKLGRVLGPKGLMPNPKTGTVTMDVTKAIEEVKAGKVTYRVDPQGNIHVPIGKVSFDDAKLIENLKTVHDVILKAKPAAAKGIYIKNFVVTTTFGPAVKVDPQTV, encoded by the coding sequence ATGGCTAAAAAGAGCAAAAAAATGCAAGATGCTTTGAAAAAAGTAGACAACACAAAAAATTATAATTTAGAAGAAGCTATCGCTTTAGCAAAAGAAGCAGGTTACGCTAAATTTGACGCAACTGTAGAAGTTGCATACCGTTTAAATGTAGATCCTAAGAAAGCTGATCAACAAATCCGTGGTGCTGTTGTTTTACCAAACGGTACTGGTAAAACACAATCAGTTTTAGTATTCGCTAAAGGTGAAAAAGCTAAAGAAGCTGAAGCAGCAGGAGCTGACTATGTTGGAGATGCTGACATGGTTCAAAAAATCCAAGGTGGATGGTTTGACTTTGACGTAGTAGTAGCAACTCCAGACATGATGGCTGAAGTTGGTAAATTAGGACGCGTATTAGGACCTAAAGGTTTAATGCCTAACCCTAAAACTGGTACAGTTACTATGGATGTAACGAAAGCTATTGAGGAAGTTAAAGCTGGTAAAGTAACTTACCGTGTTGACCCTCAAGGAAACATCCATGTACCAATTGGTAAAGTATCATTTGATGATGCTAAATTAATCGAGAACTTAAAAACAGTTCACGATGTGATCTTAAAAGCTAAACCAGCTGCTGCAAAAGGTATTTACATCAAAAACTTTGTTGTAACAACTACTTTTGGTCCAGCTGTAAAAGTTGATCCACAAACTGTTTAA
- the rpmG gene encoding 50S ribosomal protein L33: MATRKTSLACVDCGSRNYSKTVNDSNRSERLEVKKFCKYCKKHTLHKETK, encoded by the coding sequence ATGGCAACAAGAAAAACATCCCTGGCATGCGTAGATTGCGGCTCTCGTAATTACTCTAAAACAGTAAACGATAGCAATCGCTCAGAACGTTTAGAAGTTAAAAAATTCTGTAAATATTGTAAAAAACACACGCTACACAAAGAAACTAAGTAG
- a CDS encoding helicase — protein MKIIQLTIGGMDKKQLIATLEEKQVFLNPLGHQLLEQLDDFKFWHEQTIRLVEVTVAKLGLSQGGTLLEVFISGIKKGFALCEVEIAALLSLDYNYLEDSIGLISTGKAPTNSVTIASKILIDTDDFPKGFYMRKIDNVCWLRGYTCDHLHVFAPEDRFMFLIN, from the coding sequence ATGAAAATAATTCAATTGACCATTGGTGGAATGGATAAAAAGCAATTAATCGCTACACTAGAGGAGAAGCAAGTATTTCTAAATCCACTAGGTCATCAATTACTTGAACAATTAGATGACTTCAAATTCTGGCATGAGCAAACAATTAGGTTGGTAGAAGTAACAGTTGCCAAGTTAGGATTATCCCAGGGAGGAACACTATTAGAAGTCTTTATTTCAGGGATAAAAAAAGGATTTGCTTTATGCGAAGTTGAAATAGCTGCTCTATTAAGCCTTGATTACAATTATTTAGAAGATAGTATAGGACTTATTTCAACAGGTAAAGCACCAACTAATTCCGTGACGATTGCTTCGAAAATACTTATAGATACGGATGATTTTCCAAAGGGCTTTTATATGCGAAAAATTGACAATGTCTGTTGGTTACGAGGCTACACGTGTGATCATCTACATGTATTTGCGCCAGAGGATCGCTTCATGTTTTTAATTAACTAA
- a CDS encoding phosphatase PAP2 family protein — protein sequence MKNSTMRLYWHFASVICLTLFMILGYIVKFYESTILRIDQPIMNWFVSIRSHSFTNFFSWLTKFGNTLSVVFIVLAIVTLLWQSKRKVEAYWLVLNTALISGVGNYLIKFLYSRERPSVEHLIYADHYSFPSGHAMISILLWGTIFLILLPYAKGSWKIKTLQAFCIIFALLIGISRNYLGVHYPSDIIGGYLLGASWLAYSYPYFVKYRLLQVFNQ from the coding sequence TTGAAAAATTCAACCATGCGCCTTTATTGGCACTTTGCTAGTGTTATTTGTTTAACACTCTTTATGATACTTGGTTATATCGTGAAATTTTATGAATCGACTATTTTGAGAATTGATCAACCCATCATGAATTGGTTCGTTTCTATTCGCTCACATTCATTCACCAATTTCTTTAGTTGGCTGACTAAATTCGGTAATACACTTTCCGTTGTTTTTATCGTCTTAGCGATTGTGACACTGTTATGGCAAAGTAAACGAAAAGTGGAAGCCTATTGGTTAGTACTGAATACGGCGCTTATTTCTGGCGTTGGTAACTATCTTATTAAATTTTTATATAGCCGAGAACGTCCTAGTGTGGAGCATTTAATCTATGCTGACCACTATAGTTTTCCTAGTGGTCATGCGATGATTAGTATCCTTTTATGGGGGACTATTTTCTTAATTTTGTTACCTTACGCTAAAGGATCTTGGAAAATCAAAACATTACAAGCTTTTTGTATTATCTTTGCTCTCCTAATTGGGATAAGTCGTAATTACTTAGGGGTTCATTATCCAAGTGACATTATAGGTGGCTACTTACTTGGCGCCAGTTGGCTAGCGTATTCTTATCCTTATTTTGTGAAGTATCGTCTATTACAAGTATTTAACCAATAA
- the rplK gene encoding 50S ribosomal protein L11, protein MAKKVEKIVKLQIPAGKATPAPPVGPALGQAGVNIMGFTKEFNARTQEQIGLIIPVVISVYEDRSFTFVTKTPPAAVLLKKAANIEKGSGEPNKTKVAQVTKAQVQEIAELKMEDLNAASVEAAMRMVEGTARSMGITIAE, encoded by the coding sequence GTGGCAAAAAAAGTAGAAAAAATCGTTAAGTTACAAATTCCAGCTGGTAAAGCAACTCCAGCACCGCCGGTAGGACCAGCATTAGGTCAAGCAGGTGTAAATATCATGGGATTCACTAAAGAATTCAACGCTCGTACACAAGAGCAAATTGGATTAATTATCCCTGTAGTAATTTCTGTATATGAAGACCGTTCATTTACATTTGTTACTAAAACACCACCAGCAGCAGTATTATTAAAGAAAGCTGCTAACATCGAAAAAGGTTCAGGCGAACCAAACAAAACTAAAGTTGCACAAGTAACTAAAGCACAAGTTCAAGAAATTGCTGAGTTAAAAATGGAAGACCTAAACGCAGCTTCAGTTGAAGCAGCAATGCGCATGGTTGAAGGTACTGCACGAAGCATGGGAATCACTATCGCTGAATAA
- a CDS encoding MDR family MFS transporter — protein sequence MKQKKTNVKIVTFTVFIATFMTAIEATILSTAMPTISSLLKGGEIMSWVFSIYLLTNAMMTPIYGKLTDTIGRKPVFQIGLFFFMLGSLLCGFSTSMLQLIIFRAIQGIGAGAIMPVALTIIADIYAPEKRAKILGLNSAAWGIASVVGPLAGGFIVDTIGWHWIFFVNLPIGILLMILLQTFLIEPKHKGVSGAVDIKGSLVLMSLLLAFLYGFQTISDNGGVGILTIVCFALSVLLAFIFIQVENKAVDPVIPMFLLKNKKFVLINLLAALISGFLMGIDVYIPMWMQGLLGVKAAVGGLSLTPLSITWVIGSFLAGKLLAKRSTQVSLGSGVLIILSGAIMMAFASLNTSYLVFCLISAWIGLGMGITITVCTVNAQTTVTSDLTGVATSFNTLCRTLGQTIMISIYGVILNCQISESIANNGHGYTRAQIDDVSNHVLADKMPLEQLNDLRVILFDGLHIVFVVSVGLLVVGFLINLLIKD from the coding sequence ATGAAACAAAAGAAAACAAATGTAAAAATCGTGACGTTTACGGTTTTTATAGCCACTTTTATGACGGCGATTGAAGCAACGATTTTATCAACAGCCATGCCGACGATTTCAAGTCTTTTAAAAGGCGGGGAAATTATGAGTTGGGTATTTTCAATTTATTTATTAACCAACGCGATGATGACCCCTATTTATGGGAAATTGACAGATACCATTGGGCGTAAACCAGTTTTTCAAATTGGTTTGTTCTTTTTTATGCTAGGGTCATTACTATGTGGCTTTTCAACTAGCATGTTGCAATTAATTATTTTTAGGGCGATTCAGGGAATTGGAGCAGGTGCAATTATGCCGGTTGCATTAACTATTATTGCGGACATCTACGCACCAGAAAAACGAGCGAAAATTTTAGGGTTAAACAGTGCGGCGTGGGGAATTGCTAGTGTTGTTGGACCGTTAGCAGGTGGTTTTATTGTAGATACGATTGGTTGGCATTGGATTTTCTTTGTTAACTTACCGATTGGTATCTTATTAATGATATTATTACAAACTTTCTTAATTGAGCCAAAACATAAAGGCGTATCTGGAGCAGTCGATATTAAAGGTAGTTTAGTGTTGATGAGCTTGTTGCTAGCCTTTCTTTACGGGTTTCAAACCATTAGCGATAATGGCGGTGTTGGTATTCTGACAATCGTCTGTTTTGCGTTGTCAGTTCTTTTAGCGTTTATTTTTATTCAAGTAGAAAATAAAGCAGTTGATCCAGTAATTCCAATGTTCTTATTAAAAAATAAAAAATTCGTGTTAATTAATTTATTAGCAGCACTTATAAGTGGTTTTTTAATGGGAATTGATGTGTATATTCCAATGTGGATGCAAGGACTATTAGGCGTTAAAGCAGCAGTCGGTGGCTTATCGTTAACACCTTTATCAATTACATGGGTAATCGGCTCATTTTTAGCAGGTAAATTACTTGCTAAACGTAGTACGCAAGTTAGTTTAGGAAGTGGCGTGTTGATTATTTTATCAGGTGCTATCATGATGGCGTTTGCTTCTTTAAATACGAGCTATTTAGTTTTTTGTTTAATTTCAGCTTGGATTGGTTTAGGGATGGGGATTACTATTACGGTTTGTACAGTAAATGCACAGACAACCGTTACGAGCGATTTAACAGGTGTTGCTACATCGTTTAATACCTTATGTCGTACATTAGGACAAACAATCATGATCTCAATCTACGGGGTTATCTTGAACTGTCAAATTAGTGAGTCGATTGCTAATAATGGTCACGGTTATACACGTGCTCAAATTGATGATGTATCTAATCACGTATTAGCTGATAAAATGCCTTTAGAACAATTGAATGATTTACGAGTAATTTTATTTGATGGGCTACATATCGTGTTTGTCGTTTCAGTTGGTTTATTAGTTGTTGGTTTTTTAATTAATTTATTGATCAAAGATTAA
- the secE gene encoding preprotein translocase subunit SecE, translated as MKFFKDTLAELKAVTWPTGKKLRKDVATVIQMTLLFAIFFGVVDFVLNTAVQLFAK; from the coding sequence ATGAAATTTTTTAAAGACACATTAGCAGAACTAAAAGCTGTCACATGGCCAACTGGCAAAAAGTTAAGAAAAGATGTTGCAACAGTTATTCAAATGACGTTATTATTTGCAATTTTCTTTGGTGTCGTTGACTTTGTCTTAAATACAGCGGTTCAATTATTCGCTAAATAA
- a CDS encoding DUF4097 family beta strand repeat-containing protein — MKKSTKFMMGIALLSVIIGIIGIGFSLNRFEKTRLRDELSLPTNANTLTIEIKKGSQLDLNITQTSNPTIQLNEDGFIPQDISYELSEIDKKWHLELENHPVEQKDTVIGFYSPSLNSIHIQLPKQVTHLNIVTHEGDHPNIHVSNMSLASLNTNTSSTNLRLNNLKLDEIKTQQLSGTITIDQSTIYKDTNIESNESATYFYHSKFLEKTLIESSEGNSQLFANQFDDVTVLNEKGIISFENNSGNTTLKNEYGDIYLINPKDTSQNKVTNTKGNIFVTLLEGHEAQQTIKIDNPKTDVQAFDTATIVKNNEPAAIQLSTQSGAIQLMQFKIDKDASDKDSHDTYYYLDKTPIDNNRADYLSFDTLYYASDCFVQLP; from the coding sequence ATGAAAAAATCAACCAAATTTATGATGGGAATTGCTTTACTTTCGGTTATTATCGGAATAATTGGGATTGGCTTTAGCTTAAACCGATTTGAAAAGACTAGATTACGTGATGAATTATCTCTACCTACTAACGCTAATACCTTAACTATTGAAATTAAAAAAGGGAGTCAGCTAGATCTCAATATAACACAAACCAGTAATCCAACCATTCAATTAAATGAAGATGGCTTTATCCCGCAAGATATCTCTTACGAACTATCAGAAATAGATAAAAAATGGCACCTTGAATTAGAAAATCATCCAGTTGAACAAAAAGACACAGTAATAGGTTTCTATTCACCATCATTAAATTCCATACATATTCAGTTACCTAAACAAGTGACTCATTTAAATATTGTAACCCATGAAGGTGACCATCCCAATATCCATGTATCTAATATGTCACTTGCCTCATTAAACACCAATACGTCGTCAACCAATTTACGCTTAAATAATCTCAAACTTGATGAAATAAAAACCCAACAACTTTCAGGAACAATAACTATTGATCAATCAACGATTTATAAAGACACAAACATAGAATCAAACGAAAGTGCCACCTATTTTTATCATTCTAAGTTCCTAGAAAAAACACTTATAGAGTCAAGCGAAGGCAATAGCCAATTATTTGCTAATCAATTTGATGACGTCACTGTCCTTAATGAAAAAGGAATAATCAGTTTTGAAAATAATTCAGGAAATACAACGCTAAAAAATGAATATGGTGATATTTATTTGATTAACCCTAAAGATACCAGTCAAAATAAAGTAACCAACACTAAAGGCAACATATTTGTTACTTTACTAGAAGGTCATGAAGCACAACAGACAATTAAAATCGATAACCCTAAAACAGATGTCCAAGCATTTGATACGGCTACTATCGTAAAAAATAATGAACCTGCCGCTATTCAATTAAGTACACAATCAGGGGCCATTCAATTAATGCAATTCAAAATTGATAAAGACGCATCTGATAAAGATTCCCATGATACTTATTATTATTTAGATAAAACGCCGATTGACAACAATCGAGCTGATTATTTATCTTTTGATACGCTTTACTATGCCTCTGATTGTTTCGTTCAACTACCATAA
- a CDS encoding class I SAM-dependent methyltransferase → MLKSALHYSHDLLAQVVQPGNWVIDATVGNGHDTLFLAELVGKTGRVIGFDVQKIAIQRTTERLEDANLSQRCALHTKGHETIDELVPFEQLIHAAVFNLGYLPNSDKEVITQAQTTLTALKAIMKRLAPGGRIVVVVYYGHPGGLEEKNHVQQFAETLPQSDYNVLQYGFINQKNNPPYLLCIEKKRTKNAR, encoded by the coding sequence ATGTTAAAATCAGCTTTACACTATAGTCATGACCTATTAGCACAAGTCGTACAACCGGGAAACTGGGTGATTGATGCGACAGTCGGTAATGGACATGACACCTTATTTCTTGCTGAATTAGTTGGAAAAACTGGTCGCGTGATTGGTTTTGATGTGCAAAAAATTGCCATTCAACGCACAACAGAACGATTAGAAGACGCTAACTTATCTCAAAGATGTGCCTTACATACCAAAGGACATGAAACGATTGATGAATTAGTACCGTTTGAACAGCTTATCCATGCGGCTGTCTTTAACCTTGGCTATTTGCCAAACAGTGACAAAGAAGTTATTACTCAAGCCCAAACAACTCTCACAGCGCTTAAGGCTATTATGAAACGTTTAGCACCCGGCGGACGGATTGTCGTAGTCGTTTATTACGGTCATCCAGGTGGATTAGAGGAAAAAAATCATGTTCAACAATTTGCAGAAACACTTCCTCAATCAGACTATAATGTCCTACAATATGGCTTTATCAATCAAAAAAACAATCCTCCTTACCTACTCTGTATCGAAAAAAAACGCACAAAAAATGCGCGATAA